GCAGCTGCACTGTCTATCTCCAGGGAACCAGGCTGGTCACCAGACAGCCCCACATGCCAAGTCCAGCCTGAGCAGAGACCAGCACGGTGTCCTCAGGCTGGTTCACATGCTTTCTGGCCTCAATGTCCTTAGACCCTGTCCTCAGGGTCTGAGGGGGCTGAAGGAAGGTAAAACATTAGTATTAGATCTGTGCTGGTGAAGTGCACACAGATCAGAAGGTTCATGTCCCTCTCCAGTATCAGAATAGGGCAGAACTAGACCCAAAATATAAGAGAAGACCCTGAGGGCTGTGGGAAGAGTCAGCGTGTTCCACCTCATGAGATGGGAACTGTGATCATtaccactttacaggtgagaaaacgaGGCACACAGCAGAGAAGCCCCTTTTCCAGGTTGCTGGGCAAGTGGGAGGTGGAGCTGGGATGGGAAACCTGGGTGGCCTGAGAAAGGCCCACCTCTCCATATGTGTGTGGGAGGAGGTTCTTGGCCAGTGGTCAATAACACACTCTAACAAGGAAGTCTCCATGCTCGCAGGCATTGCCTGTGGGCCTTAGGGCCCAGGGCGGGAATGGGGATGAGCTGGATAAGCTGGGAGTTGTCACCAAGTCCCACACAGCCTCTGGGAAACATCAGAAGGAAGCAAGCAGAAGCCCAAGTTCAAATCTTTGGGCTGCAACTCATTCCCTAcataaccttgggcaagtcacttttctctgagcctcaattttctcattcataaaatggggataacatcATCTATTTCATTCAAAAAGTATGTCTCGAGCACTTTTGTCAGGCATATGCTGGGCCCATGGATCTAGCAGCCAAGAGCCACAGAAATCCCAGCCCTTAAGGAGCTTACAGCTTTAGTGAATGAGACAGATAATCAAGATTTAAAAATAGGTGATGCACTGGATTAGTGGGTGGTGAAGGCTGcttgggaagaaagaaaactttgaaGATGAGGAAGTACAAGAGGGTGCTGGGTTAAGTGTCATGCTTAGGGAAGGTGACACTGGAAGGTGACACAGAGGCGACACTTGAGCAGATGTGATGGAAGTGAGAAGACACAGCCCTGAAGCAGGAGATAGTCTGCTGTCTCTAGAACTGGCAGGGAGGGCATGGCTGCGGCAGAAACAGCAAAGGGGAGAGCAGAAGGGCAGGCCAGGGCACCTCCCAGGCAGGCCAGTGGCTGAGAAtgcaccttgcaatgcaggggacgtgggcgccaccctggtcagggcactagatcccacatgttgcaaggAAGACCCGAGGCAGCCAATAAATAGAGTTTAAAAAGGGCAGCCAGTGGGAAGGTCAGAGATGGGCTGATATGAAAAGGCCTGGGGGACGGCCTCCATCCCTGAGCGCTGAGGGCAGGGAGTGATGAGCAAAATCCAAGTCAAGGTCAGCGGGGGCAGCACACCCAAAGGTGACAGGGATCTTGGTGTGTTCCAAAGACAGACGCACAGGGAGAAGGTGTCTGAGCCAGGCAGACCCCCAGAGACCACGGGAGGTTGGCCAGGGGGCCCATGGAAGGACTGTTAGGCAGGGCAGCCAGATGTGCTTCAGAAGGTTCTCAGTGGCACTGCTGGAGAACaggtgggcagggggcagaggcACACACAGGGGTGAAGGAATTTTTTTGAGACCAACTGGGGGGGCTGAAACCCCAGGAATTACTGCTGGACTCTATAGGGGTGGGAAGGTAGAAGAGATGCCCTAGGTGTTGGCTCAGGTGAGCAGGCGGCTGGTGGTCCTGGTCGTCAAGGGCAGTCACCGAGCCAGCAGTGCTGGGAAGACACAGAAGTGCCGACAACCGTGGCACAGAGCAGGTGTCCGAAAGGGTACTGGTTGAATCAGAACAGCCTGCCACCACGGATCCCTTTCACGGATGAGAAaataaaggctcagagaggtcgaGTGACCGAGGTCCCTGAGACTAAGGCTGACAGTGGGCGGCACCTTGTCCAGCTCGGAGAACTCGATTCGCTCCTCGAGGGTGCAGCTCCGGCCGATGGGCGAGATGTTCAGCATGCCGTTCCGGAACTCGATGAAGGTCCCACTGGGGGCGAGGGGACGggcggaggggcagggaggcgggGCCAGAGAGAAGAGGGACCCTGAATTCAAATCCAGTCCCACCGGGACTTCACGGGGGACACGCATCCACCCCTGGACAAGTCAGAACCCATCTGTGAGACTCCATGCCCACCACCCCCACGCCGGGGAGGGTGCCCAGGAGGGGCGGGATCTCACCGCTTCTTGGGCAGCCTGAGCAGGGCCATGTAGCGGAGGCAGAAGTTGATCAAGTCCTGCAGGAGCTCTTCCCCCAAGTGGTTCTGGATGGTCTGGGCAAAGGACACAGGGCTCTGAGGCTGGTGGGCACAGCGTCCCTCCCGCCCAGGACAGAAGGCACCCAGAGACTGTTCCACTGTGGAAAAGTGTCCCAAGACCCGGGGGAGAGGCAGGGCACTGACCTGCTTGGAGAGCAGCCGTCCATGCTTATACTGCACCGTCCCGTTCTCAGCAAACACATAATCAAACTTCTCGATAACTTCAGGTCCACGTGGAGGCCAGAGGGAAAGACAGAGTGTGAGACGAGATACCCAGAGCCAAGGAGAGAAGTGAAACCCACACTCCTTGGTCTGGCATTCAAAGCACCCTTGTTCCATCCCCAACCTGCTTTTCCAGCCTCCTCGCCTTCGCAACTTGGTTTTCTTCCAAACATGCACACAAGCCCGTCACAGCCTTAGGCCTTCCCTCCTGCAGCTCCTTCTGCCTGGGATGCCCTCCCCCTTCGGTTCTCCTCCAAGCTCCAGTTCCCTCCTCTGGAAGTCCCCCAGGGCTTCCCAGCAGAGGGCATCATTTCTGCCCTGCACTCCCACAGGCCCTCGGCACAGgaacttcttttctgttttacaaCTTCCATCACTGTGCCACCGAGGCTGGCCGCACAGGGACAGTTTTTGACTCTCACTGCCACCAAGAAGCGGCTGGAGCACAGCCAGGAGGCTGCTGCGGGGTCAGGTAGGGGGAGAGCACCCGGACGATGGTGGGGTGATGGAGACAtggatacaggagacctggacgCGCGGAGACATTTTTGGACTTGCAGATAAAATAGACAAGGGGTTGGGAaagggggctttcctgatggctcagatggtaaagaattcacctgtaatgcagcagacccaggttcgatgcctggctcaggaagacgacctgaagaaggaaatggcaacctactccagtatgttCGCCtaaagaactccatggacagaggagtcaggcgggctacaatccatggggtcataaagagtcggacacgactgaacaactaacactttcacccctGGGGAAAAGTCAAGGAAGCCTCTAGATCCACAGAACTGCCAGGATGACTTTAGAACCCTCCTCTGTTAAAAGAGATAATCATTCACAACCTAAAGCATGacagttgtgaggattaaatgaaaggaAGTTAATACAAGGTCATTTTCAACCTGTGGTAGCTGTTATTGATTaggtccattttaaagatgaggaaatcaagactCAGCAGGGAGAACTGAGAAAGGAGACTATGTAAGGGCTGGATTCTGTCTGCTTGGTTCCCTGCTGTTTCTCCAAAGTCAGCACGGCGCCTGGCGTATACTAAGGGTtgaggtgttagtcactcagttgtgtctgactttttgtgacccccatggactgtagcctgccaggttcctctgtccatggaattctccaggcaagaataccattcccttccccagggaatcttcctgacccagggattgaacccaggtctctcacattgcgggcacattctttatcgtctgagccaccagggaggcctggcacatggtaggtgtTGACCAAATGTTTGTTAAACCCCGGAGCAAACACCCGCCTATTCACTCTGCTTGCTCTGCCCCACAGAAACAGGACTGGGTCTTTGAAGGCACATCGCTCCAGGCGTCTCCCAAACTCCCCACACCCTCCACTCCCACCACCCAACTGTGGAATTGGTTCTGGCCTCTCTTCTTACCTTCATCCCCCTCTCCCAGCTGCTCGGCAATTTTCGAGTAGTCAGAGCCGCCCACCACACCAATCTGCACCCTACTTCGCAACTTCTGCAGGAAGGCAGCCACCTCTGGGTCGATTTTCTGCAGGGGGCAGGGAAGCACAGGCTCCATTGGCATGTCTGGGCCCTCCACCCAGCCCTCACTCAGGGCTCAGAGTCCTGGGAACCCATGTTCCACCCAGATCTGGGGCCAGTCAGGGTTCAGAACCCAGATCTCCAAATTAGAAGCGCTTGGGTTCAAACTCTGGCTCAAATTCCTCAACAGCAGGATGACCTCAGCAAATGGCTTTGCCTTTGCCTCAGTtgtcccatctataaaatggggatcacAGTAGAACCTGGAGAGGGTCACtgttaaggattaaatgagacagtgcTTGGAAAAACAACTAgcaactggcttccctggtggctcagtgccagAGGATCTGCCTGCCGATTCAGGAGACAGGTTCATCCCTTGATCCAGGAatatcctacatgccatggagcaactaagcccgtgagcctcaactactgagcctgtgctctagggccagtgcaactactgaagcccaggagcctgtgctccacagcaagagaaggccccgcgatgagaagcccaagcacctgcaagcagagtggcccctgctctctgcaactagagaaagccctcactcacagcaacgaagacccagcacagtgacactaaataaacaagcaaaacaaaacaaaaacaaccagtGACTAATCACTTGAAAAGACGTCCCCCCAAGGAAACGTAAACTAATGGGTTTCAGTCCTTGTTACTCCAAGCTGACACCGTCTAGGGTGGACAGAGGAGAAACGCACTCAGATGTTGCTGGTCAGAgcgtaaattggtatagccacttgGAGGGCAATCTGGCAAGATCTAGCAAAACTTTACACGCCAGGACTTGTCACCCAGAATCGCCCAGGTGTATATGTTCACCGGGATGGTTTATAACAGTGAAAAACTGCAAATAAGCTAATCCATTGGAGAATGGCACACAGCTGCTCTGAAATTCTATACTGTGCTTGCACAGAGTAAGGCAGGACTGTGTTTCCAATATGAGAGAGCACCAAAACACGCTGTGAATGGTTAAAAGCAAGttgcaggaacttccctggtggtccaggggttagacACCGagctcccagtacagggggcccgggtttgatcctgggttcaGGGAACCAGATTCCgtatgctgcagtgaagatcgaagattccatgtgccgcaactaagacccggtgcagccaaattaattattaacaaaaaattatgatatcgactattttttttaaaagcaagttgcagaagGGCACACACAGTATGATACCAGTtgctaaaaacacacacacacaaactcacaacTTTGGGATGGGGCTGGGCCGCAATCCTGACTAGTCAAAAGGGACTTTTACCCTTCTCTGTTACGCTTTCATTCTTTACAAGAGAATGTGTTTGTGAATATGCGTACAAttgaaaattaacttaaaatgtacTATGCACAGATCTTAGGTGGATGGACAGACAGCACTGACACTCTAGTCTTGTTTAGGCCCTGGGAGCAGTGGGAAGGCAAGGTGGCCAGATTGCTTCCTGTGCCCCCAGGGCCCTCATTCATTCAGGGGTTGGGATGCTAAGACCAGGGTTCCTATCCCTGCCTTGCCACCCAGACCTAGTGGCTCCTGCTCTAGGAGATTCCTCAGTAGGTCCTGGGGGACCCAGACCAGAGAGCAAGAAAGAGGCCTGCTTATCCACGCACCCAGCTGCCGGGAGcagtggtggtggaggggggggTTCATCCTGAGTTAGATCGAATGGGAGAAAAACTAGGTGTGGAGCAGAGGTTGGAGCATCAACCCATTGAGATGCTTTTAGAAAGAAAACCGCACTCCCACCCACCCTGTACCACAACATCCCCACGGAGACCAGACCAgcctcccacccctcacctccaGGAGGAAGAAGCCCCCAAACTCAGCCTGAATGGTACAGAAGCCCTCCCTCCCTGGAAGAgaatggaggtgggagaggaagtAGGGAAGGGGCTTGAGAAACTAAATGCAGGCCAGCCCGATTTTGCAAAGGGATGGCTCCGAGACGCCCACCGATGGCCCTCGCGCCCCACCGATAGGGACTCTCAACGCTTGGGTGTGCTGCCCTGTATGGAAACGCAAGGTTCAGACGACAGCTCCGGGCTACTGGTGTCACCTAGGGCTGAACTGGGGGTGGGAACCAAGGCTGGGGagacgggggcgggggtggggtgggtggcgaCCCGAGGCAGGCCTGGCGGGGGAGGGAATTAGGCCCCTGCTCGCAGCTTCTTCCCTCCAGAATCCGACCCATTCCCCTCGCACCCAGGCACAGAAAGTGGGCGCCGATGCTCGGGGGGGCTGTGACGTGGGGAATCGGGACGTATGATTCCCAGCGTGCGGCCCCGGGGTGTCAGGGGCCAGGTATTGCGGCAGCCCACGCACGGTCCCGGGGGATCTGGGATCACGCAGCTGCAAGTCACTCATTAGGCTTCTGGGTGTTCGCGTGACACCCCCAACGGGAGCTTCTGAACGAGCGGGGTCCTACCTGGCGAGCCGGCGTGAGGGTCCCGTCCACGTCAAACAGGCAGAGGACGCGCTCCTTCCTGCGGGCGCCCTCAGCGGTGACGGCCATGGTTGCAGCTCCCGGCGCCCAGCTGAGACGATGGCTAGGGCCGCCGGAGCCGCTTGGGATAGAGGACTGACGGGGCGGGGCCTAAGGGGCGGGGCCAGCAGGCAGGTCGCAGAGCGCCAAACTGGGAAGGGGCGTGGCCGGAGCGTGGCCTCGGTGAAGGGGCGTGGCCCGGATGCGGCCGACACAGGGCCTGCGCTGACGTGGGACGAGGATTCTGATGGCACCAGGCGGAGAAGGGCCCTGGCATCGGGAGGGGCAAAGGCTCGCAGGTTCcgtcagttcagttagttcagtcgctctgtcgtgtccgactctttgcggaccCCAAGAAATGCAACACGGCAGGCTTCCCTCGGATTTTACCAAGCCAAACCGGAGGCGGGCCTGGGCTCGGCCCGGAAGTGAGGGATGGAACCCGGAAGGAAGGGGCGGGGCCAGCGTTGGCCCTTGGCGGGATGGTTCCGGTGGCAAGTAGGGGCGGGACGGGGGCGGGGCCTCTAGCCCGCAGTGCAGAGTCCGCGGGCGAGGCGGGGCTCAGCGACCCGCTCCCTCCCTCTAGCACTACCCCTGTCCTGCCCCGCTCCGCCCAGTCCGCCACTCACCCCCGGGCGATCAGTACCTCTAGGGCTCACCCGCTCCctcctaaagcctttgacctACAGATCTCCACCTTTAAGAAATCTGATGGCCTTTGCTCAAGGTTCTGTACTTTGCTGAATGGCCTTCCCTGACCCTTACTTCTCTAGCTGTCATTCTGCCCAcctcatgaagtgaagtgaaatgaaatcgctcagttgtgtccgactctttgctacccgatggactgtggcctacgaggttcctccaaccatggaattttctaggcaagaatactggagtgggttgccatttccttctccaggggatcttcccgacccagggatcgaacctgggtcttctgcattgcaaacagatgcttttaccgtcgaagccactagggaatcccGTCCACCCCCCAttagatcagattagatcagtcgctcagtcgtgtccgactctttgcgaccccatgaatcacagcacgccaggcctccctgtccatcaccaactcctggagttcactgagattcacgtccatcgagtcagtgatgccatccagccatctcatcctctgccgtccccttctcctcttgcccccaatccctcccagcatcagagtcttttccaatgagtcaactcttcgcacaaggtgccaaagtactggagtttcagctttagcatcattccttccaaagaaatcccagggctgatctccttcagaatggactggttggatctccttgcagtccaagggactctcaagagtcttctccaacaccacagttcaaaagcatcaattcttcggcgctcagccttcttcacagtccaactctcacatccatacatgaccacaggaaaaaccatagccttgactagacgaacctttgttggcaaagtaatgtctctgcttttgaatatgctatctagtttggtcataactttccttccaaggagtaagggtcttttaatttcatggctgcagtcaccatctgcagtgattttggagcccagaaaaataaagtctgacactgtttccactgtttccccatctatttcccatgaagtggtgggaccggatgccatgatcgttttctgaatgttgagctttaagccaactttttcactctccaccctcactttcatcaagaggctttttagttcctcttcactttctgccataagggtggtgtcatctgcatatctgaggttattgatatttctcccggcaatcttgattccagcttgtgtttcttccagtccagcgtttctcatgatgtactctgcatagaagttaaataaacagggtgacagtgtacagccttgacgaactccttttcctatttggaaccagtctgttgttccatgtccagttctaactgttgcttcctgacctgcatacaaatttctcaagaggcagaacaggtggtttggtattcccatctcttgaagaattttgcacagtttattgtgatgcacacagtcaaaggctttggcatagtcaataaagcagaaatagatgtttttctggaactctcttgctttttccatgatccagcagatgttggcaatttgatctctggttcctctgccttttctaaaaccagcttgaacatcaggaagttcacggttcacatattgctgaagcctggcttggagaattttgagcatgactttactagtgtgtgagatgagtgcaattgtgcggtaatttgagcattctttggcattgcctttctttgggactggaatgaaaactgactttttccagtcctgtggccactgctgagttttccaaatttgctggcatattgaatgcagcactttcacagcatcgtctttcaagatttggaatggctcaactggaattccatcacctccactagctttgtttgtagtgatgctttctaaggcccacttgacttcacattccaggatgtctggctgtaggtgagtgatcacaccatcgtggttatctgggtcgtgaagatcttttttgtacagttcttctgtgtattcttgccacctcttcttaatatcttctgcttctgttaggtccataccatttctgtcctttattgagcccatctttgcatgaaatgttcccttggtatctctgattttcttgaagaaatccctagtctttcccattctgttgttttcctctatttctttgcattaatcgctgaagaaggctttcttatctcttcttgctattctttggaactctgcattcaaatgtttatatctttccttttctcctttgcttttcacttcttttcttttcacagctatttgtaaggcctccccagacagccattttgcttttttgcatttcttttccatgggaatggtcttgatccctgtctcctgtacaatgtcacgaacctcattccataattcatcaggcactctatctatcagatctagtcccttaaatctatttctcacttccactgtataatcataagggacttgatttaggtcatacctgagtggtctagtggttttccctactttcttcaatttaagtctgaatttggcaataaggagttcatggtctgagccacagtcagctcctggtcttgtttttgctgactgtatagagcttctccatctttggctgcaaagaacatcatcagtctgattttggtgttgaccatctggtcatgtccatgtattgagtcttctcttgtgttgttggaagagggtgtttgttatgaccagtgcattttcttggcaaaactctattagcctttgccctgcttcattccgtattccaaggccaaatttgcctgttactccaggtgtttcttgacttcctacttttgcattccagtcccctataatgaaaaggacatcttttgggggtgttagttctaaaaggtcttgtaggtcttcatagaaccgttcaacttcagcttcttcagcattactggttggggcatagatttggattactgtgatattgaatggtttgccttggaaacgaacagagatcattctgtcgttcttgagattgcatccaagtactgcatttcggactcttttgttgaccatgatggccactccatttcttctgagggattcctgcccgcagtagtagatataatggtcatctgagttaaattcacccattccagtccatttcagttcgctgattcctagaatgtcgacattcactcttgccctctcttgtttgaccacttccaatttaccttgattcatggacctgacattccaggttcctatgcaatattgctctttacagcatcggaccttgcttctatcaccagtcacatccacatctgggtattgtttttgctttggctccatccgttcattctttctggaattatttctccactgatctccagtaccatattgggcacctactgacctggggagtttctctttcagtatcctatcattttgccttttcatactgttcatggggttctcaaggcaagaatactgaagtggtttgccattcccttctccagtggaccacattctgtcagatctctccaccatgacccgcccatcttgggttgccccacaggcatggcttagtttcattgagttagacaaggctgtggttgtAGTGTGattggattgactagttttctgtgagtatggtttcaatgtgtctgccctctgatgccctcttgcaacacc
Above is a genomic segment from Bos indicus isolate NIAB-ARS_2022 breed Sahiwal x Tharparkar chromosome 5, NIAB-ARS_B.indTharparkar_mat_pri_1.0, whole genome shotgun sequence containing:
- the PMM1 gene encoding phosphomannomutase 1, with amino-acid sequence MAVTAEGARRKERVLCLFDVDGTLTPARQKIDPEVAAFLQKLRSRVQIGVVGGSDYSKIAEQLGEGDEVIEKFDYVFAENGTVQYKHGRLLSKQTIQNHLGEELLQDLINFCLRYMALLRLPKKRGTFIEFRNGMLNISPIGRSCTLEERIEFSELDKKEKIREKFVEALKTEFAGKGLRFSRGGMISFDVFPEGWDKRYCLDSLDQDCFDTIHFFGNETSPGGNDFEIYTDPRTVGHSVVSPQDTVQRCRELFFPETAHKA